From a single Nymphaea colorata isolate Beijing-Zhang1983 chromosome 4, ASM883128v2, whole genome shotgun sequence genomic region:
- the LOC116252108 gene encoding protein ELC-like, giving the protein MYGSNSSHLTVQFLNGVLSQRGPSSLPYSEDLKWYIRQHLVNLVQEYPSLQVKTAVFAHNDGRTANLLQTEGTIPIAYQRVTYNIPVVIWLLESYPRQPPCVFVNPTRDMIIRRAHPLVNPSGVVSVPYLHHWVFPSSNLIELSKNMSDLFSRDPPLYTKQPSAASGHRVHSPTRGSSSSAAAGPSPSPPPPAPSASSSSSSSSSVWSHQAGGGRPGAGGVLNRLMSPYGRMMPPSPGSPQRPPPATEDPSEVFKRNATNKLLEMLHSDTVALRKAREAEMDSLFNLQGALRKREGQLDKGLKEMVDEKEALEQLLQVVLMNSDILEGWVKENGNKKKSDIDIDDVFEPADPLSRQILDCASADFSIEDTIYALDKAFQQGVIPFDAYMRNIRALSREQFFQRAMSAKVKAARLQAQVASMASRASPYGV; this is encoded by the coding sequence ATGTACGGCTCTAACTCAAGCCACCTCACGGTTCAGTTCCTAAACGGCGTCCTGTCGCAGCGCGGCCCTTCCTCCCTGCCATACAGCGAGGACCTGAAATGGTACATCCGGCAACACCTCGTCAACCTGGTTCAGGAGTACCCCAGCCTCCAGGTCAAGACGGCCGTCTTCGCCCACAACGACGGCAGGACGGCCAACCTCCTTCAGACCGAGGGCACGATACCCATAGCCTACCAGCGAGTCACCTACAACATTCCGGTCGTCATCTGGCTCCTGGAGTCATACCCTCGTCAGCCCCCCTGCGTCTTCGTGAACCCCACCAGGGACATGATCATCCGCCGTGCCCACCCGCTCGTGAACCCCTCCGGCGTGGTCTCCGTTCCGTACCTCCACCATTGGGTCTTCCCCAGTTCGAATCTCATCGAATTGTCCAAGAACATGAGCGATCTGTTCTCTCGCGACCCTCCCCTCTATACCAAGCAGCCTTCCGCGGCTTCAGGTCACAGGGTTCATAGTCCTACCCGTGGATCTTCGTCTTCTGCAGCGGCCGGACCTTCGCCgtcgcctcctcctccagccccatctgcttcttcttcatcctcatcctcttcttctGTATGGAGCCATCAGGCCGGTGGGGGCCGCCCGGGTGCTGGTGGTGTCCTCAATCGGCTTATGTCGCCTTATGGCCGCATGATGCCGCCGTCGCCAGGGTCGCCGCAACGGCCACCGCCCGCCACGGAAGATCCGTCTGAAGTTTTTAAGAGGAATGCGACCAATAAGCTTCTGGAGATGCTGCATTCTGATACTGTTGCTCTGAGGAAGGCCAGAGAGGCAGAAATGGATTCTCTCTTCAATTTGCAGGGGGCGTTGAGGAAGCGAGAGGGGCAGCTCGATAAGGGATTGAAGGAGATGGTGGATGAGAAGGAGGCATTGGAGCAGTTGCTGCAGGTGGTGCTGATGAATTCAGATATTCTTGAAGGGTGGGTGAAGGAaaatggcaacaagaagaagtCGGATATTGATATCGACGACGTTTTTGAGCCCGCGGATCCTCTCTCCAGACAGATTCTGGATTGTGCTTCTGCCGATTTCTCCATTGAAGATACTATCTATGCGTTGGACAAGGCCTTTCAGCAAGGCGTCATCCCTTTTGATGCTTACATGAGGAACATAAGAGCGCTCTCTCGTGAGCAATTCTTTCAACGGGCGATGTCAGCGAAAGTGAAAGCAGCGCGGTTGCAGGCTCAAGTAGCCAGTATGGCTTCTAGAGCTTCTCCATACGGCGTCTGA
- the LOC116253344 gene encoding uncharacterized protein LOC116253344, whose translation MGGALRKQLRSKPCEDPAELKQIIVHLEAQIQQLKKEKKREERAHRKELLRKQAEWNQEKKFLEEEINALASCCEQQSKSEGLQLLELTECEWSQILVEQIKEQKQREEAVEKWKRLYLAIKNELDHLIQATTILSSAHQGEERLVLEWMKEEMKAKEDLNEGLKAKVVEMEKASAKREREVDILRQSIRIMNTNPAKRQSTRTNMSRSLQM comes from the exons ATGGGAGGCGCACTAAGGAAACAATTGAGGTCAAAACCATGTGAAGACCCAGCCGAGCTAAAGCagattattgttcatttggaagcACAGATCCaacagttgaagaaagaaaagaagagagaagaacgAGCTCACAGGAAAGAGTTATTGAGGAAACAAGCAGAGTGGAACCAGGAGAAGAAGTTTTTGGAAGAGGAGATAAACGCCCTCGCCAGCTGCTGCGAGCAGCAAAGCAAAAGCGAGGGGCTGCAGCTGCTGGAACTGACGGAGTGCGAATGGTCCCAAATCTTGGTCGAGCAGATAAAGGAGCAGAAGCAACGGGAGGAGGCGGTCGAGAAATGGAAGCGCCTGTACCTCGCAATCAAGAACGAACTTGACCATCTCATTCAGGCCACAACAATTCTCTCCTCTGCGCATCAAG GAGAGGAAAGGCTCGTACTAGAGTGGATGAAGGAAGAGATGAAGGCAAAAGAGGATCTCAACGAAGGGCTAAAGGCGAAGGTTGTAGAGATGGAGAAGGCAAGTGCAAAACGAGAAAGGGAGGTAGACATTCTCAGACAGAGCATCCGGATTATGAACACCAACCCTGCCAAACGGCAGTCCACTAGAACTAATATGTCGAGAAGTCTGCAAATGTAA